From Triticum urartu cultivar G1812 chromosome 2, Tu2.1, whole genome shotgun sequence, a single genomic window includes:
- the LOC125535044 gene encoding uncharacterized protein LOC125535044 → MARSTALLQREIYFSDDAALSGRVSSIRCPWEGRDDPPSRQEISDAVTDYLRTFKAHAVVADPPALSFLHILRPPASVGLPMQFHSLTLATISSADKNLVAMYAGGYRPGNRLPGGYLIYDARNDSISGIPELPSDHSHRAIGCESAVVMCEAAAAAGNDYFLAELVRVWPEGSQAALWLWKSSVQKWDLHPSRLPLPSSTTSHFSPDLCFSCWGSVLCWVDLLKGMVLCDLKQNCKFSFIQLPKDCPTYDADSNKFTYACAEEFRSMACVGGEIKFVALDECDEHQPEKGLELTIWTLSHDLSGWKESRKYNVENIWANEAYKPAGIRNLPPSFPVLSIHEDGVVYLVLDDLRELDDGLEYMGQWMLRVDIGNDKVQFYPKGEKSSVNSQLFASEFSAHRQHLQDHRER, encoded by the exons ATGGCCCGTTCCACGGCTCTGCTCCAACGCGAGATTTACTTCTCCGACGACGCGGCGTTATCCGGCCGAGTGTCGTCAATCCGCTGCCCGTGGGAAGGACGAGATGATCCACCAAGCCGCCAAGAGATCAGTGACGCAGTCACCGATTACCTGCGGACCTTCAAGGCGCACGCAGTCGTCGCCGATCCGCCGGCGCTCTCCTTCCTCCACATACTGCGGCCGCCGGCATCTGTCGGGCTCCCGATGCAGTTCCACAGCCTCACCTTGGCCACTATCTCCAGCGCGGACAAGAACCTGGTCGCCATGTACGCCGGAGGGTACCGCCCTGGCAACCGTTTGCCGGGAGGCTACCTCATCTACGACGCCAGGAACGACTCCATCTCTGGGATCCCCGAACTCCCCTCCGACCACTCACATAGAGCCATTGGGTGCGAGTCGGCCGTCGTCATGtgcgaagccgccgccgccgccgggaaCGACTACTTTCTTGCCGAGCTCGTCAGGGTCTGGCCAGAAGGCTCCCAAGCTGCGCTCTGGCTGTGGAAGTCGTCCGTCCAAAAATGGGACTTGCATCCCAGTCGCCTGCCCCTTCCATCCAGCACCACCAGCCACTTCTCCCCTGACTTGTGCTTCTCTTGTTGGGGCTCTGTCCTCTGCTGGGTGGATCTGCTCAAAGGCATGGTGCTCTGTGATCTGAAGCAAAACTGCAAGTTCAGCTTTATTCAGTTGCCCAAAGATTGTCCAACCTATGATGCCGACAGCAACAAGTTTACATACGCCTGTGCCGAGGAGTTCCGTTCCATGGCCTGTGTTGGTGGCGAAATCAAGTTTGTCGCCCTGGATGAATGTGATGAACACCAGCCGGAAAAAGGATTGGAACTGACCATCTGGACTCTCTCGCATGACCTCTCAGGGTGGAAGGAAAGCCGCAAGTACAATGTTGAAAACATCTGGGCAAACGAGGCCTACAAGCCTGCTGGTATAAGAAATCTTCCTCCGTCGTTCCCTGTTCTGAGCATCCATGAAGACGGCGTCGTCTACCTAGTCTTAGATGATCTCAGGGAGTTGGACGATGGACTAGAGTACATGGGCCAGTGGATGCTTCGTGTTGACATAGGCAATGACAAGGTCCAGTTCTATCCAAAGGGTGAAAAGAGTTCTGTTAATTCCCAGCTCTTTGCCAGTGAGTTCAGTGCGCACCGACAGCATTTACAGGATCACCG AGAGAGGTAA